A window from Culex pipiens pallens isolate TS chromosome 3, TS_CPP_V2, whole genome shotgun sequence encodes these proteins:
- the LOC120420929 gene encoding uncharacterized protein LOC120420929 isoform X2, with protein MTSGIRINPFFSPSAPRNFYGRQGVLVADPPQADWQAQTPPGLGKSRAKTVWCARQRLNPTRKLRHVIQLPEFTHPTTPASFLVRNPVPEFANEALSGTAVFDSVPRAAVVSGRLGPPPLLRPVLRCVADWEAAEDAPVQLSSWDGFGPDASVVCVLFHPLANEQCSADGPIGPWVDRDPPLGGPGAAGGKFIPAV; from the exons ATGACTTCTGGAATACGGATCAATCCGTTCTTTTCCCCCAGCGCACCAAGAAACTTCTATGGACGACAGGGTGTCCTCGTCGCTGATCCACCACAAGCAGACTGGCAAGCACAAACCCCACCAGGACTGGGAAAGTCGCGAGCGAAAACCGTGTGGTGTGCGCGACAACG TCTCAATCCTACGCGGAAGCTTCGACACGTCATTCAATTGCCGGAATTCACGCACCCCACGACTCCGGCTTCCTTCTTGGTCAGAAACCCGGTTCCGGAATTTGCCAACGAAGCTCTCTCTGGCACCGCCGTATTCGACAGCGTGCCACGGGCCGCGGTCGTCTCCGGAAGACTTGGACCACCTCCCCTTCTCAGGCCTGTCCTTCGTTGCGTTGCGGATTGGGAAGCAGCGGAGGATGCGCCTGTGCAGTTATCAAGCTGGGATGGGTTCGGTCCGGATGCCAGCGTGGTTTGTGTTCTGTTTCATCCACTTGCCAACGAGCAGTGCAGTGCAGACGGCCCAATAGGTCCATGGGTCGATCGGGACCCGCCACTGGGCGGGCCCGGAGCGGCTGGTGGAAAGTTCATTCCCGCAGTTTGA
- the LOC120420929 gene encoding uncharacterized protein LOC120420929 isoform X1, producing MTSGIRINPFFSPSAPRNFYGRQGVLVADPPQADWQAQTPPGLGKSRAKTVWCARQRCLNPTRKLRHVIQLPEFTHPTTPASFLVRNPVPEFANEALSGTAVFDSVPRAAVVSGRLGPPPLLRPVLRCVADWEAAEDAPVQLSSWDGFGPDASVVCVLFHPLANEQCSADGPIGPWVDRDPPLGGPGAAGGKFIPAV from the exons ATGACTTCTGGAATACGGATCAATCCGTTCTTTTCCCCCAGCGCACCAAGAAACTTCTATGGACGACAGGGTGTCCTCGTCGCTGATCCACCACAAGCAGACTGGCAAGCACAAACCCCACCAGGACTGGGAAAGTCGCGAGCGAAAACCGTGTGGTGTGCGCGACAACGGTG TCTCAATCCTACGCGGAAGCTTCGACACGTCATTCAATTGCCGGAATTCACGCACCCCACGACTCCGGCTTCCTTCTTGGTCAGAAACCCGGTTCCGGAATTTGCCAACGAAGCTCTCTCTGGCACCGCCGTATTCGACAGCGTGCCACGGGCCGCGGTCGTCTCCGGAAGACTTGGACCACCTCCCCTTCTCAGGCCTGTCCTTCGTTGCGTTGCGGATTGGGAAGCAGCGGAGGATGCGCCTGTGCAGTTATCAAGCTGGGATGGGTTCGGTCCGGATGCCAGCGTGGTTTGTGTTCTGTTTCATCCACTTGCCAACGAGCAGTGCAGTGCAGACGGCCCAATAGGTCCATGGGTCGATCGGGACCCGCCACTGGGCGGGCCCGGAGCGGCTGGTGGAAAGTTCATTCCCGCAGTTTGA
- the LOC120420939 gene encoding transmembrane protein 141, which translates to MNDIRRLKEQQREKHPGFAPYLECMTRSLFTGLATFCLGFSTTYFLQKLVSKRLPYPLKTSILISTLVATGAAYKVTADRTSSCQAGWMAAEGKFTALSNVEEGGEGEVRQEELS; encoded by the exons ATGAACGACATTCGCCGCCTGAAGGAGCAACAGCGCGAAAAACATCCCGGCTTTGCGCCGTACCTGGAGTGCATGACCCGGTCCCTGTTCACCGGACTGGCCACCTTTTGCTTGG GATTCTCCACGACGTACTTTCTGCAGAAGCTCGTCTCGAAGCGGTTGCCCTATCCGTTGAAGACCAGCATCCTGATTTCGACGTTGGTTGCGACGGGAGCGGCCTACAAGGTGACCGCCGATCGGACCAGCTCCTGCCAGGCAGGGTGGATGGCCGCAGAGGGCAAGTTCACAGCGCTGTCGAACGTTGAGGAAGGTGGTGAAGGGGAGGTTCGGCAGGAGGAATTGTCGTAA
- the LOC120420938 gene encoding putative GTP-binding protein 6 — MASSLARVRCWRPMVQRALTVCRRPPSPVLGTVVSLRCKYTESSKYKGFKGKFQAKAAEGGEEDGEGSSQEVDLDDAEYDAVANSAMHVQKRLQNEQHVFIIQPYVKWGPKKAATDPEHQLQEAEALVRSLPRWTIEHSLKVPLESLEKRQLFGTGKLDELKTTLRNLQSAGKSVTCVFISKGTLTFSQKQLLEQHFKIPVMDRYSVVIQILRLHAISTEAKLQVAMAEIPYIWSQLKDQDGKGRVYLSESQKQMLRLRERKLKTQLTAIRSHRELLRNKRKQKAYPIVAVVGYTNAGKTSLIKALTEEESLQPKNQLFATLDVTAHAGLLPSKLEVLFMDTVGFMADIPTGLIECFVATLEDAMFADLIIHVQDISHPNHAEQKNHVESTLAALLKSTGTNNETPPNIINVGNKVDLLPNNTPPSDLHLVSSKTLAGVNDLLAKIEQNILESTGRQRIIIRVPMGGAEVAWLYKNAAVTETGADPDDSQRMLVSAVITDAKLAQFRHQFVNRKR, encoded by the coding sequence ATGGCCTCGTCGCTGGCGAGAGTGCGATGCTGGAGGCCAATGGTGCAGCGGGCACTGACCGTATGTCGACGACCTCCAAGTCCCGTTTTGGGGACTGTTGTTAGCTTAAGATGTAAATACACAGAGTCTAGTAAGTATAAGGGATTCAAGGGCAAGTTTCAGGCCAAGGCTGCTGAGGGTGGCGAGGAGGACGGGGAAGGATCTTCGCAGGAGGTGGATTTGGACGACGCCGAGTACGATGCGGTGGCCAACAGTGCCATGCACGTCCAGAAGAGGCTACAGAACGAGCAGCACGTGTTTATCATTCAGCCGTACGTCAAGTGGGGCCCGAAGAAAGCCGCAACCGATCCGGAACATCAACTGCAGGAAGCGGAAGCGCTGGTACGATCGCTGCCCCGGTGGACCATCGAGCACAGTCTGAAGGTGCCGCTGGAATCGCTGGAGAAGCGACAACTCTTTGGCACCGGAAAGCTGGACGAGCTCAAAACGACCCTCCGGAACCTGCAATCCGCGGGGAAGTCGGTGACCTGCGTTTTCATCAGCAAAGGAACGCTGACCTTCAGTCAGAAGCAACTACTCGAGCAGCACTTCAAAATCCCCGTCATGGATCGCTACTCGGTCGTGATCCAGATCCTCCGACTGCACGCCATCAGTACCGAAGCCAAGTTGCAGGTGGCCATGGCCGAGATTCCGTACATTTGGTCCCAACTAAAAGACCAGGACGGCAAAGGACGCGTCTACCTGAGCGAATCCCAAAAGCAGATGCTCCGTCTACGCGAGCGAAAGCTCAAAACCCAACTAACCGCCATCCGATCCCACCGGGAACTCCTCCGCAACAAGCGCAAACAGAAAGCCTACCCGATCGTGGCCGTCGTCGGTTACACCAACGCCGGCAAGACTTCCCTCATCAAAGCCCTCACCGAAGAGGAATCCCTCCAGCCCAAAAACCAACTCTTCGCCACCCTGGACGTCACCGCTCACGCCGGCCTTCTCCCGTCCAAACTCGAAGTGCTCTTCATGGACACGGTCGGCTTCATGGCCGACATCCCGACCGGCCTCATCGAGTGCTTCGTCGCAACCCTCGAGGACGCCATGTTCGCCGACCTCATAATCCACGTGCAGGACATCTCCCATCCAAACCACGCCGAACAGAAAAACCACGTCGAATCAACCCTCGCCGCACTCCTCAAATCCACCGGAACCAACAACGAAACCCCCCCGAACATCATCAACGTGGGCAACAAGGTGGACCTGCTCCCGAACAACACCCCGCCGTCAGACCTGCACCTCGTCTCGTCCAAAACCCTCGCCGGAGTCAACGACCTGTTGGCGAAAATCGAGCAGAACATCCTCGAATCCACAGGCCGCCAGCGGATCATCATCCGGGTGCCGATGGGAGGCGCCGAGGTGGCGTGGTTGTACAAGAACGCAGCCGTTACGGAGACGGGCGCCGATCCGGACGATAGTCAGCGCATGTTGGTGAGTGCGGTGATAACGGATGCCAAGTTGGCCCAGTTTCGGCACCAGTTTGTGAACAGGAAAAGGTGA